TGCAGTCGGTAGAGACGAGAGTAACCTCGACACGTCGCGTAAAGAGACCAGACCCGAATCGGACACGACTGACGACTCGGCAGACGCGGGGTCGGTCGAAGATGCCGAAATCGAGGAGTTAGAGGAGTTTGCAGAAGAGGCGGACGAGGAGCGTAGCGGACAGGAAACCGATACCGACGAGAAGAACCCCGAATAGGACGATATTAGCCCGTCACACAGCTCTTCCGGTAGAGATGTCGAGAACACTGTTTTTAGCCATCTCCGGGTACTCCCCGTAAACGTGTTCGAGCAACTCCCAGAGGTCCATCTCGTTGTATTGGCTTTTGACCGCCTCTAAACCGTCTACTGCTTCCGGGAACTCGTTCCCCGGAAGTTCGCGTGCTCGGTGGAGTGTTCGCTCACCCTTTTCAGTGAGTTCATAGGTTTGTTTGTCACTCTTCTTGTCCCCCGTCGGTTCATCCCGCCGTCGGATGAAGCCTTCAGACTCCAATCTATCGATGTCGTCGTAGAGTGACTTCGAATACGGTCCGTACTGACCCGGTTCGTACCGGTAAAAGTCCTGGTCAAGCTTCTCCCTCTGTGCGAGGAAGATCAGTTTCATGAACCTCGTAATCCCCTCTATTGGCTCTTCGTCGTTGCACTCCAAGAAAGCCAATGGGAGGAGTTTGGTATTCATTACGAGGAGTTTGAACCTCAACGTATACGACTCTTTTGGTGTTTTGGACTACGCCGCGTTTAGAACCCGAGCGTTCGCCGAATCCGGGCGACTAGACCGCCGCCCGAGGTCGGTAGTTCCCGATGGAGCGCGTCGAGTTCGTCGTCGCCGAATCGGTCGTCGTGGCGCGCCTCGCGCACCCATTGGTCCCACTCGCTCTCGCTGAGGGTGCCCCGCGACTCGGGACCCCACTGCTCGACCAGTGCCTCGCGCTCCCGGAACGGGATGTCCATCTCGCCGCCGCCCCAGTGGAGCGGCGAGAGCCAGAACTCCGCATCGGCGTCGTCGCTCTCGGACCCCTCCGGGAACTCGACTCGGTAGGGATAGCCGTTGTAGAGAAACACGTCGTCCGGCGTCACGGTTTCGCCGCTCGGGAGTTCGAGCGTTCGGTCCATTCGGCCGAATCGTACGGTTCGAGGGCTTTTGGGCGTTCGGTTCCCCGGCCGTTCGCGGTCCCTTGACGCAACTCGCCCCGGCCGCGACGCCTTCGCAGTCGGCTGCGACGAGTGTACGCCATGTGCTTCGACCTCCGCGGGTCGGCGTGTCCGAGTCGAGACGCCCTGCAACCGACGGATGAAAACGGTCTCGGCCGCTACCGACCGGTAATGAACGTCGAATTTCTCGGCGGGACCCGCGAAATCGGCCGGAGCGCGATTCTCGTGGACGACTCTCTGTTGCTCGACTACGGGATGGCGACGGGCAACCCGCCGTCGTTTCCGGTCGGCGACCCAGACCCCGACGCCGTGGTCGTGAGCCACGGCCACTTGGACCACGTCGGCGCGGTCCCCTCCCTGCTGTCGGGCGACGCCCGGCCGCCCATCCACTGGACGCCCCCGACCCGCGACCTGACTCGCGTGCTGGCCGAGGACACGCTCAAACTCCGCGGGGGAAGCTACGACTGCCCGTTCACCCACACCGAGGTCAAGCGCATGAGTCAGGTCTCGGAGACCCACGGCTACGGCGAGACCTTCACCGCGGCCGGATACGAAGTCACCTTTTTCGACGCCGGACACATTCCGGGGAGCGCGCACGTCCTCGTCAACGACGGCGAGACCAGACTGCTCTACACCGGCGACTTCCACACCGCGGACACGCAACTGCTCTCGGGGACCACTGCACGACCCGACGCGGACATCGTGATTACCGAATCGACTTACTCCGACGTGGACCACGACCCCCGAGGCGAGGTCGAGAAGTCGTTCGCCGAGAGCGTCCGGACGACCCTCTGGGAGGGTGGTACCGTCGTCGTTCCGGCGTTCGCCATCGGTCGAACGCAGGAGATGCTGATGGTCTGTGAAGCCCACGACATCGACTGCTACGTGGACGGGATGGGCCAGCAAGTGACCGAAATCGCTCGCCAGTATCCCGAGTTCGTCCGCGACGCCGACGCCCTCGGGCGCGCGAAGTCGAACGCGCGGTTCGTCACAGGACGTGACGGCCAGCGTAGGCGCATCGCCGACAAGAACACCGTCGTCGTGACGACCAGCGGGATGCTCTCGGGCGGTCCCGCGATGACCTACGTCCCCGAGATTCGGGCAAATCCGACGAACAAACTCGCGTTCACGGGCTATCAGGTCGAGGGGACGCCCGGCCGCGAGTTGCTGGACCGGGGCCGGGCCGAAATCGACGGTCGGGTGATGCCCGTCAGCGCGCAGGTCGAAGCCTACGACTTCTCGGCGCACGCCGACCGCGACGGCCTGCTGGACTTTCTCGATTCGTACCGCGACGCCGAGATTCTGGTCAACCACGGCGACCGCTGTGAGTCCTTTGCCGAGGAACTGCGCGGCGAAGGCTTCGAGGCGAGTGCGCCGGAACTCGGGGAGCGCATCACGACAACGTGACGCGTAGAGCGACTATGCTGTACTCTCGAAGGCGGACAGAAATAGTACGCGAGACGGAGCAGGCCCGGTCAGTACGTCGTTGAGAGTAGCTTCTGCGGGTTTCGAAGGTGCAGGGGATTCGGATCGAAAGCGGCGTACCACTGCTATCCCGGTCCGAGGGCGGCGATATCGGCACCCACCGTCGCCAGCGCGTCGGCGGGGTTCGGATCGCTGTCTGCCAGATGCGTGTACTGGTGGTCCGGGATGCTCGATAGCGCCGCCGCGACGGCCTCGCTGTACGTTTCGACGCCCGGCTCGGTGGGGTCGTCGCCACCCCAAACGTCTCGGATGACCGTCATCGAATCGATGCGGACTTCCAGTCTGCGCGGCTCGTAGCGAGCCAACAGTTCCGAGAGACCGAGTTGGAGAGCGACGTACTCGGCGGTGTTGTTCCCCGTCCGGGAGCCGACGGGTCGGCCGAGACGGGCGAGTTCGTCCTCCTCGGCGTCCATGATGACAGCACCTGCCCCTGCGGGACCGGGGTTGCCGCGTGAACTACCATCGACGTAGAGGACGAAAGTGTCGCTCGTCGGTTCGGGAGCGGATGGCCGGGTGAGTCCCGAATCCAGCAGGCTTTCGAGCGCGTGACGCAACTCGTCCGAGGTGGTCGCGGGGTCGAAGAGACCGCCGTAGCCGGAGACGGCGTCGTCGATGGCGTCGGTGGCGGCCGCCATCTCGTAGCCGACGCCCGCGAGTACCTCGTCGGCGAGCGCGGCGAGCGGCGTGAGGTGTTCGGCCGGAAGGGGGTCGTTAGTCACGCCATTCCCCCTTCTGGCTTCGGAGTGGGGTCGTCACGCCTTCCCTCCGGACGGACTCGGTAGCTGGTCGCACCACTGCATACCGGTCCTTAGTAACCGAGCGGGATAATCCCTTCAGGTGGCATCGGTGCGAGCCGTTTCGAATCAGTCGTCCCGGTCGGGCGTCGATTGCGGCGTCTCCTGTTCGGACTGTCGAACCGCGAGCGCCCAGCCGAGACCGTACACCGCGACGGCGAATCCGACTCCGGGTAGTGTCCCGAGGGGGACGACACGACGAGAAACGACGCGATACCCACACCGCGCCGACTCGCCTCGCTACTCCTCGACTAGCACCTCGGCGAGTTTCGGGACGAACGTGCCCACGTCCGTCACCATCCCGATGGCCTGCGCGCTCCCGCGGTCGAGCAGTTGGGTCACCGTCGCGGGGTTGATGTCCACGCAGACGACCTTCGTGGTCGAGGGCAGGCAGTTGCCGACCGCGACCGAGTGCAGGAGCGTCGAGAGCATGATTACGAGGTCGGCCTCGTGGGCTTGCTCGCGGATGGCGTTCTGGGCCTCCACGGCGTCGGTGATGGTGTCGGGGAGCGGGCCGTCGTCCCGAATCGACCCCGCGAGAACGTAGGGCGCGTCGTTTTCGACGCACTCGTACATCACGCCCTCCTCGACGAGTCCCTGCTCGACCGCTTCCTCGATGCCGCCCGCCCGGATTATCTCGCTGATGGTGTAGATGTGGTGCTTGTGGCCTTTCCGAGGACTCTCCATCGTCTCTACGTCCATCCCGAGCGAGGTGCCGTACTGGCCGCGTTCGAGGTCGTGGACTGCGAAGCCGTTGCCCGCCGAGAGCATGTCCACGTAGCCCTCCCGAACGAGGCGGGCCAGCGCGTCGCCAGCGCCCGCGTGGATGACTGCGGGACCGGCGACCGCCAGCACCGACCCGCCGTCGGCTTTCGTCTCCGCGATGGCCTCGGCGATTTCGCGGATGAGCGACCCCGAGGGCCGTTCCGCCGAGACCCCGCCCTGCATGAACCCGAACGGTCCCGACGACCCTCGCGGGCGCTCGGGCGGGTCCACGCGGACGCCCGCCTCGTCGGCCACGACGAGGTCGCCCTCCTCGATGGCGTTCAGCACCTTCGTGTAGGCGCGCGGTGCGTCGTCGCTATCTTCGTCCGCTGGCTTGACCACCACGGCGCAGTCCATCTCGATGTTCTCGACGGGAAGCCACTCGTCCTCGTAGCGGACCTTCGTCGGATGGTTCGTCGTCGAGTAGAAGCCGTGGGGAACCACTCTGTCGCCGGGCGCGGGTTTCAGCGTCGCGTTCGGCGGGTTCGAGAGGTGCGCGCCGTGCTGGTTGAGTTCGTGCAGAATCTCGCGGAGCGAGTCCTCATCGTCGGCTGTCACCGTCATCCGGCAGTACGACTCGGCGTCCTTGTGTTCGCCCACCTCGAACTCTTCCACGTCGAAGTTCCCCCCGAGGTCCATCACGACGCCGAAGCACTGTTGCATCATCCCCGAGTCGATGATGTGGCCTTCGAGTTCGACCGTGCGTGCGACCGTCATACCTCGAAGAGGGAAGGCCGAACAATCAACGTTGCGCTGGCGGTGGATTCGTCGGCGTCGGAGGGGGTCGAGAAGGGAATCAGTCTCGAAGCGCCTCGACGGGGCGCTCGTTGGCGGCC
This genomic stretch from Halorussus pelagicus harbors:
- a CDS encoding ribonuclease HI family protein, which translates into the protein MTNDPLPAEHLTPLAALADEVLAGVGYEMAAATDAIDDAVSGYGGLFDPATTSDELRHALESLLDSGLTRPSAPEPTSDTFVLYVDGSSRGNPGPAGAGAVIMDAEEDELARLGRPVGSRTGNNTAEYVALQLGLSELLARYEPRRLEVRIDSMTVIRDVWGGDDPTEPGVETYSEAVAAALSSIPDHQYTHLADSDPNPADALATVGADIAALGPG
- a CDS encoding MBL fold metallo-hydrolase, which produces MNVEFLGGTREIGRSAILVDDSLLLDYGMATGNPPSFPVGDPDPDAVVVSHGHLDHVGAVPSLLSGDARPPIHWTPPTRDLTRVLAEDTLKLRGGSYDCPFTHTEVKRMSQVSETHGYGETFTAAGYEVTFFDAGHIPGSAHVLVNDGETRLLYTGDFHTADTQLLSGTTARPDADIVITESTYSDVDHDPRGEVEKSFAESVRTTLWEGGTVVVPAFAIGRTQEMLMVCEAHDIDCYVDGMGQQVTEIARQYPEFVRDADALGRAKSNARFVTGRDGQRRRIADKNTVVVTTSGMLSGGPAMTYVPEIRANPTNKLAFTGYQVEGTPGRELLDRGRAEIDGRVMPVSAQVEAYDFSAHADRDGLLDFLDSYRDAEILVNHGDRCESFAEELRGEGFEASAPELGERITTT
- a CDS encoding ornithine cyclodeaminase — translated: MTVARTVELEGHIIDSGMMQQCFGVVMDLGGNFDVEEFEVGEHKDAESYCRMTVTADDEDSLREILHELNQHGAHLSNPPNATLKPAPGDRVVPHGFYSTTNHPTKVRYEDEWLPVENIEMDCAVVVKPADEDSDDAPRAYTKVLNAIEEGDLVVADEAGVRVDPPERPRGSSGPFGFMQGGVSAERPSGSLIREIAEAIAETKADGGSVLAVAGPAVIHAGAGDALARLVREGYVDMLSAGNGFAVHDLERGQYGTSLGMDVETMESPRKGHKHHIYTISEIIRAGGIEEAVEQGLVEEGVMYECVENDAPYVLAGSIRDDGPLPDTITDAVEAQNAIREQAHEADLVIMLSTLLHSVAVGNCLPSTTKVVCVDINPATVTQLLDRGSAQAIGMVTDVGTFVPKLAEVLVEE
- a CDS encoding PadR family transcriptional regulator, encoding MNTKLLPLAFLECNDEEPIEGITRFMKLIFLAQREKLDQDFYRYEPGQYGPYSKSLYDDIDRLESEGFIRRRDEPTGDKKSDKQTYELTEKGERTLHRARELPGNEFPEAVDGLEAVKSQYNEMDLWELLEHVYGEYPEMAKNSVLDISTGRAV